The Nitrosospira lacus genome window below encodes:
- a CDS encoding Mll2627 protein has translation MPMPILKPPFFAIGLLSGCLLAYEVLLTRLFSIVLWHHFAYMIISAAMLGFGASGTALALLKEKIAPHIGAAYLIAATGMAFLMPLAFLLAQQVPFNPLELLWDRTQPARLLAIYLLMMLPFLFGGLCIGLVLWHFGGNAGRIYAFDILGAGAGSLGVIGLLYVMPPHQVLIVLMALSLVAAAVAVIELEMRPKWMAKVFLGVAILVVVALPGNWLLMHPSAYKDLSQTLNITGMRVIEERSSPLGQITVVESSRIPFRHAPGMSLNAMDEPPPQLAVFVDGNGPAVITRFDGKLAPLAYLDQLTSALPYHVLKQPHSPPHVLVLGAGAGSDVLQALYHGASKIDAVELDRNVIDLVQHRFRDFAGKLYTRPEVYVYEGEARGFVNTRDDRYDLIQVALLDSFGVASAGLYGLSESYLYTVEALQTYLNRLAPGGMLAVTRWLNLPPRDPLKLFATAVTALEQAGIPNPAARLVMIRGWKTVTLLVKHSDFTSKEIEVIKEFSRARSFDLAYYPGMRIDEANRYNLLAKPYFFEGAVALLGTERQAFLDRYKFYIEPATDDRPYFFRLFKWNAAAELFALRGQGGMGLLDWSYPLLVATLAQAFVASILLILAPLAVSRCRHTLPTARMALYFLAIGLAFMFMEIAFIQKFILFLAHPLYAVAVVLCAFLVFAAAGSWLTERWRGSAAGSRNVTLAVSAIGVLAVLYLTTLPSIFQVLIHLPDAAKIGISVALIAPLAVCMGVPFPTGMMRLAHMAQDAIPWAWAINGFASVVGAVLATLLAIHLGFDIVILLAVLIYGLACIALRNS, from the coding sequence ATGCCTATGCCAATACTGAAGCCGCCATTTTTTGCCATTGGACTGCTCTCCGGCTGCCTGCTGGCGTACGAGGTGCTGCTGACGCGCCTGTTCAGCATTGTGCTATGGCATCACTTCGCCTACATGATCATCAGCGCGGCAATGCTGGGCTTTGGGGCAAGCGGTACGGCGCTCGCCTTGCTGAAGGAAAAAATTGCACCTCACATCGGCGCTGCATATCTCATCGCCGCCACGGGGATGGCCTTTTTGATGCCCTTGGCGTTTCTGCTCGCGCAACAGGTTCCCTTCAATCCACTCGAATTGCTGTGGGATAGAACCCAGCCAGCCAGGCTGCTCGCCATTTATCTGCTGATGATGCTGCCTTTTTTGTTCGGGGGGCTGTGCATTGGCCTGGTCTTGTGGCACTTCGGCGGCAACGCGGGGCGCATCTATGCATTTGACATTCTGGGCGCGGGAGCGGGTAGCCTGGGCGTTATCGGGCTGCTCTATGTCATGCCACCACACCAGGTACTGATCGTCCTCATGGCATTGAGCTTGGTGGCTGCCGCCGTCGCTGTTATCGAGCTGGAGATGCGGCCGAAATGGATGGCGAAGGTGTTTCTTGGAGTGGCCATACTGGTGGTCGTAGCGCTGCCCGGCAACTGGTTGCTAATGCATCCTTCTGCCTACAAGGATTTGAGCCAGACCTTGAATATTACCGGGATGCGGGTGATCGAGGAACGATCCAGCCCCCTCGGGCAGATTACGGTGGTGGAAAGTAGCCGCATTCCCTTCCGTCATGCGCCGGGAATGAGCCTCAACGCCATGGACGAACCCCCGCCGCAACTGGCGGTGTTCGTGGACGGCAACGGTCCGGCGGTAATCACGCGATTTGACGGCAAGCTTGCGCCGCTGGCCTATCTGGACCAGCTTACCTCGGCGCTGCCTTATCATGTGCTGAAACAGCCGCATAGCCCGCCACACGTGCTGGTGCTGGGGGCAGGGGCGGGCAGCGATGTATTGCAGGCGCTTTATCATGGCGCCAGCAAGATCGACGCTGTGGAGCTCGATCGCAACGTCATTGATCTGGTTCAGCACCGCTTTCGTGATTTCGCCGGAAAACTCTACACCCGCCCGGAAGTATATGTGTACGAAGGCGAGGCGCGCGGCTTCGTCAACACCCGCGATGACCGCTATGATCTGATTCAGGTGGCGCTGCTGGATTCATTTGGCGTCGCCTCCGCCGGCCTCTACGGCCTGAGCGAAAGCTATCTCTATACAGTGGAGGCATTGCAGACCTATCTGAATCGCCTGGCTCCCGGCGGCATGCTGGCCGTCACTCGCTGGCTCAACCTGCCGCCGCGCGACCCACTGAAACTGTTTGCGACAGCCGTGACCGCACTGGAGCAGGCCGGTATACCCAATCCGGCCGCGCGGCTGGTAATGATACGAGGATGGAAGACTGTCACGCTGCTGGTGAAGCACAGCGATTTCACGTCCAAGGAAATCGAGGTGATCAAGGAATTCAGCCGCGCACGTTCTTTTGATCTGGCTTATTACCCCGGGATGCGCATCGACGAGGCGAATCGCTACAATTTGCTGGCAAAACCCTACTTTTTCGAAGGGGCGGTTGCGCTGCTGGGCACGGAGCGGCAGGCATTCCTCGACCGGTACAAATTCTATATCGAGCCGGCAACGGATGATCGGCCTTATTTTTTTCGCTTGTTCAAATGGAATGCCGCCGCGGAGTTATTCGCCCTGCGCGGGCAGGGGGGTATGGGGCTCCTTGACTGGAGTTATCCGCTGCTGGTGGCAACGCTGGCACAGGCATTCGTGGCAAGCATTCTTCTTATCCTAGCGCCGCTCGCGGTATCGCGTTGCCGCCATACGTTACCTACTGCGCGGATGGCGCTGTACTTTCTCGCCATTGGCCTGGCCTTCATGTTCATGGAAATCGCATTCATCCAGAAATTTATCTTGTTTCTGGCCCATCCCCTGTATGCGGTAGCGGTCGTATTGTGTGCATTCCTGGTGTTTGCCGCCGCCGGAAGCTGGCTCACCGAACGGTGGCGGGGCAGTGCAGCCGGCAGCCGCAATGTCACCCTGGCGGTATCGGCAATAGGAGTCCTGGCGGTGCTCTATCTCACCACCTTGCCTAGCATATTCCAGGTGCTCATCCATTTGCCGGATGCGGCAAAAATAGGGATTTCAGTGGCATTGATCGCCCCGCTGGCGGTATGCATGGGAGTCCCTTTTCCGACCGGCATGATGCGGCTGGCGCATATGGCGCAGGACGCCATTCCCTGGGCATGGGCAATCAATGGTTTCGCCTCGGTGGTGGGAGCGGTCCTCGCCACCTTGCTGGCTATTCACCTGGGTTTTGACATAGTGATTCTGTTGGCCGTCCTGATCTATGGTTTGGCCTGCATTGCTTTAAGGAATTCCTGA
- a CDS encoding protein-L-isoaspartate(D-aspartate) O-methyltransferase — translation MKHFILGTFLYLCCAFSSHGEEFDAKRHKMMEEVLADIAANDGFTLSPGVLAAMGKVPRHRFVPTWLTTFAYFNRPLPIGHGQTISQPVIVALMTSLIKVKAGDRVLEIGTGSGYQAAVLAEVAESVYSIEIIEPLEKEAAERLKSLGYGNVKVRLSDGYYGWPEAAPFDAIMVTAASSHVPPPLIKQLKPGGRMVIPLGAQFMTQYLMLVEKHMDGSITSRQIAPVAFVPLTGGH, via the coding sequence ATGAAGCACTTCATCTTGGGCACATTCCTTTATCTTTGTTGCGCTTTTTCATCACATGGCGAGGAGTTCGATGCTAAACGCCATAAAATGATGGAAGAAGTATTGGCTGATATAGCCGCCAACGATGGTTTCACGCTCAGCCCCGGCGTCCTGGCGGCGATGGGAAAAGTGCCCCGACATCGCTTCGTGCCCACTTGGCTGACTACGTTTGCCTATTTCAACCGCCCGCTTCCCATCGGCCATGGCCAGACGATTTCACAGCCGGTCATCGTGGCACTGATGACCAGTCTGATAAAGGTCAAGGCTGGCGACAGGGTGCTTGAAATTGGCACTGGTTCAGGTTATCAGGCCGCTGTTCTGGCGGAAGTAGCCGAATCGGTTTACAGCATCGAAATTATTGAACCACTGGAAAAAGAGGCGGCCGAGCGGTTGAAATCTCTTGGTTACGGCAATGTAAAGGTAAGACTGAGCGACGGCTACTATGGCTGGCCGGAAGCGGCACCGTTCGATGCCATCATGGTGACGGCTGCCTCAAGCCATGTCCCGCCGCCTCTGATCAAACAACTCAAACCGGGCGGTCGCATGGTGATTCCGCTCGGTGCGCAATTCATGACCCAGTATTTAATGCTGGTGGAGAAACATATGGATGGTTCGATCACCAGCCGTCAAATTGCGCCGGTGGCGTTCGTTCCGCTCACTGGCGGCCATTAG